A region of Moorena producens PAL-8-15-08-1 DNA encodes the following proteins:
- a CDS encoding CHAT domain-containing protein produces the protein MKRIATSFSWFLATLHFTGTISALSVQAQVTRPMSNHTGSNALTHQTIAQSPAVNPPNFGTALDNNQVVEAVPLIEQTWEKQYQHHLDINFPEQSITVKEIANTLGKITNQTGQKPGLIYMVPRSHQLELVLITPEGKPIHKRVSAANKEALLSLVQEFIQTITHPMRRHTKDYLPVAQQLYQWMIEPVEPYLKNQGIDNLIFCLGGGLRHLPFAALHDGQEFLVQKYSLALIPAFKLTDTVYSDLKNSQVLAMGASEFNEHNSLPAVPIELSVITQYPWQGKSFLNRKFTINNLKWQQRYNKNYKILHLATHSDFKAGKPSQSYIQFWDSKLTLEEFTELRWHSPTIELLVLSSCRTAIGDKEAELGFAGLAVRANVKSAVASLWYVSDGGTLVLMSEFYRSLKTVPIKAEALRQAQIGMLKQKVSLASVTDRPNVSLPPELASLNYEDLSHPYYWAAFTVVGNPW, from the coding sequence ATGAAACGAATAGCGACTAGCTTTAGCTGGTTCCTAGCGACACTACACTTCACCGGAACTATCAGTGCTCTTTCGGTGCAAGCACAAGTCACTAGACCAATGTCTAACCACACTGGCTCCAATGCTCTTACTCATCAAACGATTGCTCAATCACCAGCTGTTAATCCCCCCAACTTTGGAACAGCCCTGGACAATAACCAAGTAGTAGAAGCAGTACCTTTAATTGAACAAACTTGGGAAAAACAATATCAGCACCACCTCGACATCAATTTTCCTGAGCAATCCATCACTGTAAAAGAAATTGCTAATACTCTTGGCAAAATCACCAATCAAACTGGTCAAAAGCCTGGTCTTATCTACATGGTTCCGCGATCGCACCAACTAGAACTGGTATTAATTACACCAGAAGGTAAGCCTATTCACAAGCGTGTCTCCGCAGCCAATAAGGAAGCTCTGTTGAGTCTAGTGCAAGAGTTTATCCAAACTATTACTCATCCTATGCGTAGACACACTAAAGATTATCTACCAGTAGCTCAGCAACTCTATCAGTGGATGATTGAGCCAGTGGAACCATACCTTAAAAATCAAGGTATCGATAATCTAATTTTTTGCCTAGGTGGAGGGTTACGCCACTTACCCTTTGCTGCTTTACATGATGGCCAAGAGTTTCTGGTTCAGAAGTATAGTTTAGCACTTATTCCGGCCTTCAAATTAACAGATACTGTCTATAGTGATCTGAAAAATTCCCAAGTTTTGGCTATGGGTGCCTCAGAATTTAATGAACACAATTCCTTGCCTGCTGTGCCGATAGAGTTATCTGTTATCACCCAATATCCTTGGCAAGGAAAATCTTTCTTGAATCGGAAATTTACCATAAATAATCTAAAGTGGCAACAGCGATATAATAAGAATTATAAAATCCTGCACTTGGCAACTCATTCAGACTTCAAGGCGGGAAAACCAAGCCAGTCTTATATTCAGTTTTGGGATAGTAAACTGACTTTAGAGGAATTCACTGAATTGCGTTGGCACTCACCAACAATAGAATTATTGGTGCTGAGTTCTTGTCGCACTGCTATCGGGGATAAAGAAGCTGAGTTAGGCTTTGCAGGATTAGCAGTTCGCGCCAATGTCAAGTCAGCAGTCGCTAGTTTGTGGTATGTCAGTGATGGGGGAACTTTAGTGCTGATGAGTGAATTTTATCGGTCTCTTAAGACTGTACCAATTAAGGCTGAAGCGTTGCGACAAGCTCAGATTGGGATGTTGAAACAAAAGGTAAGTTTGGCTAGTGTTACTGATCGACCAAATGTATCGTTACCTCCAGAACTAGCATCTCTCAACTATGAAGATTTATCCCATCCCTATTATTGGGCGGCTTTTACTGTAGTTGGTAATCCTTGGTAA
- a CDS encoding CHAT domain-containing protein, producing the protein MPLIALLTALLCNLVPPVLAKVPQTLKVERLKVVREQPANLGKKATLREQPNNLKPDNVQPDQLKLSTLLKQGQGLYDSGRFAEAVDVLEQALESNQNQGDQLSEAMVLSNLSLAYQQLGLWTQAKNAIANSEKLLRSIKPSDKSTAYLQVLAQSLMIKGSIELGSSDAQAAMESWEQAAVTYSELGDEAGEIRSRINIAQALQDLGMYKRALNLLNQIEESLIAQPDSLNKAVLLRSLGNMRQLVGQLSQSRETLEKSLQIARNLSSSQEISATLFSLGNTARAQLSSGDTAQAQLSSGDTARAQQELDEAIDYYQQAFDYYQQAFDESLDPITKLEAQLNQLSLLIDTKRIKEAQALIPQILPQLESLPLSRRSIYLRINFAQSLMKDEVRSIKDEGYVQTLAKRLQPSVKIAVAPSYEIAKILATAAQQAKTLGDKRAEAYAIGSLGQLYEHNQQLPESQDLTQQALKLAQEINAPDISYRWQWQLGRISKGLGEEQNAIAAYTEAVNTLKSIRSDLVAVNQEVRFTFRESVEPVYREFVQLLLQSDSRNSNPENLEKAREIIESLQLAELDNYFRSACLNATPVVIDQVIDQADTKAALIYPIILPESVDIIIRLPQQKLRHYRTELPQDQIESTLEELHHFLPQLHRRKFLPMSQQVYNWIIRPIEEDLANSQVDTLVFVLDGALRNIPMAALHDGKQYLVEKYSIALTPGLDLMNPQRLVREDIRVLTAGLSESRQGYNPLPFVEVELEKIKAQVPSEILLNQDFTETNFENSVEAAPFPVVHIASHGEFSSKAEKTFILTWDSKINVTELKDLLQTTDLRQPTPIELLVLSACETATGDKRAALGIAGVAIEAGARSTLATIWAVNDEATAALMNRFYQELTDKSISKAEALNRAQKSILQNPNYEHPYYWAAYLMVGNWL; encoded by the coding sequence TTGCCTCTGATCGCTCTGTTAACAGCATTATTGTGCAATTTAGTCCCTCCGGTTTTAGCGAAAGTCCCACAAACCTTGAAAGTTGAAAGGTTGAAGGTTGTTCGCGAACAACCGGCTAACCTTGGCAAAAAGGCCACGCTACGCGAACAACCAAATAACCTTAAACCTGATAACGTTCAACCTGATCAGCTTAAACTTTCCACCTTACTTAAACAGGGGCAAGGTCTCTACGATTCAGGTAGATTCGCCGAAGCAGTAGATGTTTTAGAACAAGCTCTTGAGAGTAATCAAAATCAGGGAGATCAGCTATCAGAAGCGATGGTGTTGAGTAATCTCTCGTTGGCTTATCAGCAACTGGGATTATGGACTCAAGCCAAGAATGCGATCGCTAATAGTGAAAAACTATTGCGCTCTATAAAACCGAGTGATAAGTCTACAGCATACTTACAAGTGCTGGCGCAATCCCTAATGATCAAAGGAAGTATTGAGCTTGGTTCATCAGACGCACAAGCAGCAATGGAAAGTTGGGAGCAAGCTGCAGTAACTTATAGTGAATTAGGGGATGAAGCTGGTGAGATTCGCAGTCGGATTAATATAGCGCAAGCTCTACAAGACTTAGGGATGTATAAGCGGGCGTTGAATCTACTCAATCAGATCGAGGAATCGTTAATTGCTCAACCTGACTCTTTGAATAAAGCGGTCTTGTTGCGATCGCTTGGGAATATGCGTCAATTAGTAGGACAACTGAGCCAATCCCGGGAAACCTTAGAAAAAAGCTTACAGATTGCCCGAAACTTATCATCGTCTCAAGAGATTAGCGCTACACTATTTAGTTTAGGGAATACAGCCCGGGCTCAGCTTAGCTCAGGGGATACAGCACAGGCTCAGCTTAGCTCAGGGGATACAGCGCGGGCTCAGCAAGAATTAGACGAGGCTATTGACTACTATCAACAAGCATTTGACTACTATCAACAAGCATTCGATGAGTCATTAGATCCAATCACTAAGCTTGAAGCGCAATTAAATCAACTTAGCTTATTGATTGATACTAAAAGGATAAAGGAAGCACAAGCACTAATCCCTCAAATCCTGCCCCAACTGGAATCCTTACCTCTGAGCCGCCGCAGTATCTATCTGAGGATTAATTTTGCTCAAAGCCTAATGAAGGATGAAGTTAGAAGTATCAAGGATGAAGGATATGTTCAGACTTTAGCCAAGAGACTTCAGCCTTCGGTTAAGATTGCGGTTGCTCCTTCTTATGAAATTGCTAAAATCCTAGCTACTGCGGCACAACAGGCTAAAACATTGGGAGATAAGCGAGCTGAAGCTTATGCTATTGGTAGTCTAGGTCAACTGTATGAGCATAATCAGCAATTGCCAGAATCTCAAGACCTGACTCAACAAGCCTTAAAGTTAGCTCAGGAAATCAATGCTCCGGATATTAGCTATCGCTGGCAATGGCAACTGGGACGTATTTCGAAAGGACTTGGGGAAGAGCAAAATGCGATCGCAGCTTACACCGAAGCAGTTAATACTCTCAAGTCTATACGTAGTGACCTAGTAGCTGTTAACCAAGAGGTCAGGTTTACCTTTCGAGAAAGTGTCGAGCCAGTCTATCGAGAATTCGTGCAATTACTGCTGCAATCAGACAGCAGAAATTCTAATCCCGAGAACTTGGAAAAAGCGCGTGAGATCATTGAGTCACTACAGTTAGCTGAACTAGATAACTATTTTCGCTCAGCCTGCTTGAATGCTACTCCTGTAGTCATTGATCAAGTCATCGATCAAGCTGATACGAAAGCAGCATTAATTTATCCTATCATACTGCCAGAAAGCGTGGATATTATTATCCGCTTACCCCAACAAAAACTGCGTCACTATAGAACAGAGCTTCCCCAAGACCAAATTGAATCTACTCTGGAAGAACTGCATCACTTCCTACCCCAGCTTCATCGACGGAAATTTTTACCAATGTCGCAGCAGGTATACAATTGGATAATCCGACCGATTGAAGAGGATTTAGCTAACTCTCAAGTAGACACCCTAGTATTTGTGCTTGATGGAGCTTTGCGCAATATTCCCATGGCAGCACTCCACGACGGTAAGCAGTATTTAGTCGAAAAGTATAGTATAGCGCTAACTCCTGGACTAGATTTAATGAATCCCCAGCGCTTAGTCAGGGAAGATATCAGAGTGCTAACGGCTGGGTTATCTGAATCCCGTCAGGGATATAATCCTTTGCCATTTGTAGAAGTAGAGCTAGAGAAAATTAAGGCTCAAGTTCCTAGTGAAATCCTCCTCAATCAGGACTTTACTGAAACCAACTTTGAAAATTCTGTTGAAGCAGCTCCTTTTCCAGTAGTACACATTGCCTCCCATGGTGAATTTAGCTCTAAAGCTGAGAAGACGTTCATTCTGACTTGGGATAGTAAGATAAATGTTACTGAGTTGAAGGATTTATTACAAACCACAGACCTACGCCAACCCACTCCGATCGAATTACTCGTGCTGAGTGCATGCGAAACAGCAACTGGGGACAAGAGAGCGGCTCTGGGTATAGCTGGTGTAGCTATAGAAGCAGGAGCACGTAGTACCCTCGCTACTATTTGGGCAGTTAATGATGAAGCCACAGCGGCGTTAATGAATCGATTTTACCAGGAACTTACTGACAAATCAATCTCAAAAGCTGAAGCCCTCAATCGCGCCCAAAAATCAATTTTACAAAACCCAAACTATGAACATCCTTATTACTGGGCTGCTTATCTGATGGTAGGTAATTGGTTGTAA
- a CDS encoding ShlB/FhaC/HecB family hemolysin secretion/activation protein, which yields MFRFVAVVRSSSLLTLGALAVVSSLILKPLEAGAAVNDQSLVFVKDSWPQEPVPIPENLNKGDNQVLGSDTVTNVNTMGINQLLSPPAPAKISQALPPNLPPGIELPEERRRNPFPDPTPRAPKPPSLEPAPEPQPPQKLPPVDELLDPSAPSPDLPDEILEDIPKQIFIKRFNIIGSTVFSQEKLAEITDRFINQPISFPTLFKIRSEITKLYDDEGYVNSGAYIPPQQLEDGIVTIEIIEGELEDIIVKGLSRLNSNYIKSRLAIATKKPLNVRHLLQALQMLRLDPLIANISAELSAGVEPGESLLEVTVTEADTFSTQITLDNGRSPSVGSFRRRPKIREGNLLGLGDALEFNYTNTDGSDTFDVSYTLPINPRNGILRLAYGTTSSEVIEPPFDDIDIDSESRFYEITLLQPVFQTPTEEVVIGITGSRQESETSILDTPFPLSAGADDEGRTRINAIRLIQGWTKRSEQQVLAARSQFSIGISSGDTTINSGRGEPDSNFFVWRGQGQWVRLLAPNTILLIRGDVQLADRSLVPLEQIGIGGLESVRGYRQDLILSDNGAFISAELRLPIIQNDSGTLVQLTPFLDFGTGWNKEDENDIDDNTIASLGLGLRWEQGDFLEANIGWGLQLVDVETRDRTLQEDGFYFSVIFRPF from the coding sequence ATGTTTAGATTTGTTGCAGTAGTCAGGAGTTCATCTTTGTTAACCTTGGGTGCATTAGCAGTCGTTAGTAGCCTAATTTTAAAACCGTTAGAAGCTGGAGCTGCTGTTAATGATCAGAGTCTAGTCTTCGTAAAGGATTCATGGCCACAGGAGCCAGTGCCAATTCCAGAGAACTTGAACAAAGGGGATAATCAGGTTTTAGGGAGCGACACTGTAACAAATGTCAACACCATGGGTATTAACCAGCTCCTCAGTCCTCCAGCCCCAGCAAAAATTAGTCAAGCCCTACCTCCAAACCTACCTCCGGGTATAGAGCTACCGGAGGAGCGGCGGCGAAATCCCTTTCCAGATCCTACACCTCGGGCTCCTAAACCCCCCTCTCTGGAACCAGCGCCAGAACCCCAACCTCCCCAGAAACTTCCTCCTGTGGACGAACTTCTTGACCCATCTGCTCCTAGCCCTGATCTACCGGATGAAATTCTGGAGGACATTCCAAAACAAATTTTCATTAAACGGTTTAATATTATTGGCTCAACGGTATTCAGCCAGGAAAAATTAGCGGAAATTACGGATCGTTTCATCAATCAACCCATCTCCTTCCCAACATTATTTAAAATCAGGTCTGAGATTACCAAGTTATATGATGATGAAGGATACGTTAACTCTGGAGCCTATATCCCACCTCAGCAACTTGAAGATGGGATAGTAACCATTGAGATTATCGAAGGGGAATTAGAAGATATTATTGTCAAGGGTCTGAGTCGGCTTAATTCTAATTACATCAAAAGCCGTCTTGCGATCGCTACCAAGAAGCCTCTGAATGTAAGGCACTTACTACAAGCCTTACAAATGCTGCGACTCGACCCTTTAATTGCCAACATCTCAGCTGAACTGTCGGCGGGTGTTGAGCCTGGGGAGAGTTTGCTAGAAGTAACAGTAACTGAAGCGGATACCTTTAGCACCCAAATAACATTAGATAATGGACGCTCTCCGAGTGTAGGAAGCTTTCGGCGTCGTCCCAAAATTCGAGAAGGCAATTTACTGGGATTGGGAGATGCCTTAGAATTCAACTACACCAACACTGATGGTAGTGATACCTTTGATGTTAGCTACACCCTACCGATTAATCCCCGCAATGGTATCTTGCGCTTAGCCTATGGGACAACATCTAGTGAAGTAATTGAGCCTCCTTTTGATGATATAGATATTGATTCAGAATCACGCTTTTATGAAATAACCCTGCTTCAGCCTGTATTCCAAACTCCTACCGAAGAAGTAGTTATTGGTATCACCGGCTCACGCCAGGAAAGTGAAACCTCTATCTTAGATACCCCCTTTCCTTTATCAGCAGGAGCTGATGATGAAGGGCGTACACGGATTAATGCCATCCGGTTAATCCAGGGGTGGACTAAGCGCAGTGAGCAACAAGTTTTAGCAGCTCGCTCCCAGTTTAGTATTGGGATTAGTTCAGGAGATACTACTATTAATAGCGGTAGGGGTGAACCAGATAGCAATTTCTTCGTTTGGCGCGGTCAAGGCCAATGGGTAAGGCTACTGGCACCAAACACTATCTTATTAATCCGAGGGGATGTGCAACTAGCAGACCGAAGCTTGGTACCATTAGAACAGATAGGGATTGGCGGTTTAGAGAGTGTGCGGGGCTATCGCCAGGATCTGATTCTATCGGACAATGGTGCCTTTATTTCTGCAGAGCTGCGTCTGCCAATTATTCAGAATGATAGCGGAACTCTGGTGCAGTTGACTCCTTTTCTTGATTTTGGTACTGGCTGGAATAAAGAAGATGAAAATGATATTGATGATAACACGATCGCATCCCTTGGTCTGGGTTTGCGATGGGAGCAAGGAGATTTCCTAGAGGCTAATATTGGCTGGGGCTTGCAGTTAGTGGATGTTGAAACTAGGGATAGAACGTTACAGGAAGATGGCTTCTATTTTTCGGTTATTTTTAGACCATTTTGA
- a CDS encoding helix-turn-helix domain-containing protein has translation MNQQMNQQAKIVGTTQAAFLLGICVQRVRQLLKNGRIKGAQKVGRFWQIPLFNGLPRVSPGRRGPKGTWRRGFQKVATYIHVNQNVIKQNKKHDTYKPVLTVKQGNRNTYGHYVEIKGPSRLVYQPNCPKDCGATVWLEVDSSVEILTKVFS, from the coding sequence ATGAACCAACAAATGAACCAACAAGCCAAGATCGTCGGAACTACCCAAGCAGCCTTTCTTCTAGGGATTTGTGTCCAACGAGTTCGGCAACTTTTGAAAAATGGCAGAATTAAGGGCGCTCAAAAAGTAGGCAGATTTTGGCAAATTCCCCTATTTAACGGCTTGCCCAGGGTCAGTCCCGGTCGCCGTGGACCCAAGGGAACCTGGAGAAGAGGTTTCCAGAAGGTGGCGACTTACATCCACGTCAACCAGAACGTAATCAAGCAAAATAAAAAGCACGACACCTACAAGCCTGTGCTGACCGTCAAACAAGGTAATCGCAACACCTACGGTCATTATGTAGAAATCAAGGGTCCATCTCGGTTAGTCTATCAACCCAATTGTCCTAAGGATTGTGGGGCTACGGTGTGGCTAGAAGTTGACTCTTCTGTAGAAATTCTCACTAAAGTGTTTAGTTAA
- the iscB gene encoding RNA-guided endonuclease IscB gives MFVFVLNSSRKPLNPTHPARARKLLKTGKAAVFKRYPFTIILKEEVAEPNNQQLRIKIDPGSKTTGIAILRNESVLWGAELTHRGGQIRSALTSRRQLRHSRRNRKTRYRQPRFNNRCRQEGWLPPSLISRVENILTWVKRLLQLSPIAHISTELVRFDTQLIQNPEISGIEYQQGTLAGYELREYMLEKWHRRCVYCGATDTKLEIEHIVAKSKGGSNRVSNLTLSCRKCNQKKGNKPIEQFLENNPLLLKSILSQSKRSLADTAAVNATRWKLFNGLKELGIPVETGTGGRTKYNRCRQNLPKTHWLDAANVGHSTPDTLKILVSRPMKIKATGHGNRQMCGTNAFGFPIRHRSNTKKHFGFQTGDIVKAVVTKGKKVGSYIGRVLCRATGSFDITTATGRVAGISHKYCSFVHRSDGYSYQ, from the coding sequence ATGTTTGTTTTTGTTTTGAACAGTTCAAGAAAACCTTTAAACCCAACTCATCCAGCTAGAGCCAGAAAATTGCTCAAAACGGGAAAAGCGGCTGTGTTTAAAAGGTATCCTTTTACGATTATATTGAAGGAGGAAGTTGCTGAACCAAATAATCAACAGCTCAGGATTAAAATCGACCCGGGATCGAAGACTACAGGTATAGCTATCCTGAGAAATGAATCTGTGCTGTGGGGAGCAGAACTGACTCACAGAGGGGGTCAAATTCGATCCGCTCTGACCTCTAGAAGACAGTTAAGGCATTCTCGCAGAAATCGCAAAACTCGTTATCGCCAACCTCGGTTTAACAATCGATGTCGTCAAGAGGGATGGTTGCCACCGTCATTAATCAGTCGAGTTGAAAACATTTTGACTTGGGTAAAACGGCTTTTGCAGTTATCACCAATTGCTCACATCTCAACTGAATTAGTACGATTTGATACCCAACTCATACAAAACCCAGAAATCTCGGGAATTGAATATCAACAAGGAACCCTAGCCGGTTATGAATTAAGGGAATATATGCTAGAAAAATGGCATCGTCGTTGTGTTTACTGCGGTGCTACGGACACTAAGCTAGAGATTGAGCATATTGTTGCCAAGTCAAAAGGAGGCTCTAATCGCGTATCAAACTTGACTTTGAGTTGTCGAAAATGCAACCAAAAGAAAGGAAACAAACCGATTGAGCAATTCTTAGAAAATAACCCCTTACTGCTCAAGTCAATTCTCTCTCAATCGAAAAGATCACTAGCTGACACAGCCGCCGTTAATGCTACTCGATGGAAACTGTTTAATGGCCTCAAAGAGCTAGGAATACCTGTGGAAACGGGAACTGGTGGTAGGACTAAATACAACCGTTGTCGTCAAAATTTACCTAAAACTCATTGGTTGGACGCGGCCAATGTAGGCCACTCAACGCCAGATACCTTAAAAATTTTAGTGTCAAGACCAATGAAAATCAAAGCAACAGGACATGGCAACCGTCAAATGTGTGGAACAAATGCTTTTGGTTTTCCGATTCGACATCGGTCAAACACCAAGAAACACTTTGGATTTCAAACAGGGGATATTGTTAAAGCTGTTGTTACCAAAGGGAAAAAAGTTGGCTCTTATATTGGTCGAGTTTTATGTCGAGCAACCGGTAGCTTTGATATCACAACGGCTACAGGTCGAGTAGCCGGAATTTCACACAAATACTGTTCTTTTGTTCATCGCAGCGATGGTTATTCCTATCAATAA